The segment CCGCCGCCGGAAGATCCTTTTTGCGCGACAACACTCCCTCCCGTGGATAAGAGATCTAGGGTGTCTGTCGCAAAAGTAAATATTTCTTTGATGGTTGAAATAGCGCTCGCGGGCCAGAGATCTTTTTGAACCGTCGCTCCGTCCAAAAAACCCGCCGGATATGCGGCTAAGAGAATAGGACCCCCCGCTATCAGTGTGCTTTCATTCATATCGGGAGTCATATACGCAAAGATACTCGGGATCGTGATGCCGCTTCCAACCGATTCCGTGATCCGCAAAAGCGCGAAGTCGTCCTCTCCCGTTCCTTTCGGGTTCTCTTCCACCAAAGTGTGCGCGTTCTTTTCTATCCAAGGGAGCGAAATGTAGATCGGTTCCGCCTTGAAAGCGGGCTTCGCCGGAGCACCCATCCGTATCAGACAATTCATATACCCTTCACGCTTATAGTCTTCCAAGAGAAAGAACTGGGCGATGTGCGCGTTGGTAAGAATAATACCGCGCCGGTCTATCATGACCCCGCTTCCTGTGATGGAATTTAATACACTGCCTTCCTTTGTTGTGCAAAAGATATTCACGAGCGCGGCGCGCGCCTCTGTGTTCAGATCGGCCTCTGAAATGACGGGGGTTGCCGATACCAGTGGGGTTATTTGCGCCGACGCTACCGGCAGAACAGGAGTGGATGATTCCTCTTTTTCGCGCAACGGCTCTTCATTCGGGACTGCTAGGGGGGCGTCTTTTTCTTTTGTTTCTTCTTGCGGCGCGTTGCTTACGACAATCTCGCTATCGGGATTGACCAGTGGTGCCGTTGTGGCGCTCCTTTCAGGAGTAGGGCTGGTTAGGAGCACTGGATTATCCGTGACACCGAACAAGACAAGTACATTAAGCACGATGCCCGCTACGAAAGCGGCAAGAATAGTAAAAAACGAGGAGACGGCATCAAACATAGCGCTATTATATCGCATCCGCGGAAAAATGCCCCTCTGATAACTAGCGGGGTCTTTGTTTTTCTGGTAACATGTTTGCAATACAAGACCCCTAAGCGGGATTAGTTAAATGGTATAACTCCAGTTTTCCAAACTGGAATCGGGAGTTCGATTCTCCCATCCCGCATCACTGTATTGATAATTATCAAAATTAGTGTATAGTAACCACACTACTATCATGGGAACGTCACGAAAAAACAAACGAAAAAGCGTAAAACGCCGACGCCGCAAGAAACTGCGCCGACAGAACAGATTCAAGAACAAATAGTGAATAGTGAAACAGCCCCGATGATATCGGGGCTGTTTGCTTGGTACTTGACATTTTTGAAAAAAGAGTCTATGCTATTAAAAGCTCAGAATGTTCGTTAAAAAGAACAATTCACTCTTGGACTGGAGGTTCACATGAAAAGTATCTTCGTTTTGGTATTGATTGCTTTCGCTCTCGGAATTGTCCCAAAAACAAATGCCGCAGAGGTCATCCTCGTAGGAGGAAGTATGGACGCCCCTCCCGATTTGGTAGTGAAAGCGGAGAAAACTCTCGGAGCCACATTCGTGGAACTCCGGAAACTCTGGCCACTCTCCAGGGCGGCGAAGGATGTCGTGCAACAGCTGAAAGAAAAAGGCATAAACATGGAGAATGGCATTGTCCTCGTGGGTTACAGCTGGGGCGGACTCGTGGCGAGACAGTTAGACGTGGATAATCCCGGTTTAGTAAAATCGGTGATTACCATAGGTTCAGCTTCGGGTGGGTATCGCTTTATGCCCGCAGGGTATTTCATGCCAAAAGATAGCGAAAGTCGTACTCCTTTGTATGTAATCGGAGGGTATGACTCGCGGATTCCCAAGAAGTGGTTCATGAACGGCACATCTGAGGAGAACGACGGCATCGTATCCCTGGAGTCGGTTTTCATGATTGGCCGATCCGCCATGGCTAAGGTAACCTTCAGTGGTTTTGACCATTTTGGGCTCATGAAAAGCCAAGAGGTTACAGAGCAAATTAGTGAATGGATCATGCGCGAATCGTCC is part of the Patescibacteria group bacterium genome and harbors:
- a CDS encoding alpha/beta hydrolase, with product MKSIFVLVLIAFALGIVPKTNAAEVILVGGSMDAPPDLVVKAEKTLGATFVELRKLWPLSRAAKDVVQQLKEKGINMENGIVLVGYSWGGLVARQLDVDNPGLVKSVITIGSASGGYRFMPAGYFMPKDSESRTPLYVIGGYDSRIPKKWFMNGTSEENDGIVSLESVFMIGRSAMAKVTFSGFDHFGLMKSQEVTEQISEWIMRESSEKVLFAATE